The Anopheles moucheti chromosome 3, idAnoMoucSN_F20_07, whole genome shotgun sequence genome contains the following window.
CACTAGCACAAGTAGCCGCAGCGTCCGGACTGTCCAATTCTCAGATCAATGAAACGTTGCTGCATAGCTTGAATCGTAGCATATCGTCGAAAGCTGGTGGTGTTTCAAATGTTGCAACATCCACTGCGCAGGCGGCCTCTACCGTCACTTCTAACAGCAGCTCACCTGCGGGCATGGGCAGCTGTGCAGGGGGTGCGAATTCCTCTTCCGGTTTGCCTCCGATACCAAACATGAAAGAATTTATGCAACAGCTCGAGAAAGGCAACCTTAGTCTATTCATGCAATCACAATATGGTAATCCGCTGGTCGGTATGGCTGGGTTAACTTCTGGCAGTCCTGGTACCCCCGGAACCACCGGCACTGGAGCTGGATCCGCTGCAAGTCCTAGCACAGGTAAATCGGGACGTTCCGGAGGAAAATCGCGGTCGAAGGCGAATCAactacagcagcaacaacaggcagcaacagcagcagccgtaGCCGCCCAACAGCAATTACAGCAAGCTCAGCAAGCACTTTTACAGCACCAGTCGATGATGGAGTATGCCGATTTCTCGTCCAAATTTGATCAAGGCAAGCTAGCTGACCTGATGAAATCACCCGAATACTCCCAGATGTTGCTGCAGCAAGCGCAAGCTCTCGGGAATCTTGGTAGCGAAATTTCTATCATCAAGAAACCAACATCGGGCTCATCGAAGGGCAATTCCAATTCGAAAGATCACACCAGTATCCAAATGGGTACGTGCACAAACTCGTCCGGTAGTTCGTCCGTGTCAACGTTAAATTCGGCTGCAAAGAAGGAAGCAGCGGGCAACGAACTTATCTCAAAGCTTCGGACCGTTTTCTCTACAGACGCTTATCTACCGCCCGTACCGACCACCGCTGACATCAATCTACTCGTAGAACAATCGCAAAAATATCCCGTGGTGCAGCAGATCCTTAATTCCGGTAACGTGGACGATATTCAAGTGCTGCTTAAGGCCCAATCACTGTCTAACAACCAGCTCGATTTTGCGGGCTTTTTGGGACACAACACATCCGGTGGCTCGGGAACGAATGGGAACAGTGCATTGAACCATGGCatgctgggtggtggtggtgcgggtGGTTCTTCCGACGGATCATCAGGTAAATCGTTGTCTTCTGGGACGAaaggtggaggaggaggtgcAGGTAACGTTGCTGGTGGTCTAAAAGATAGTGATATGACAGCAGCAACCACGATTAATCCGTACCTAGGTGTACCGAATCTGTCCGCCCTTTTCGAACCCATTCAGCGCATGGGTGGTTCGGGTGGTGGCAAAACTGGCGGCAAGGGCGATAAAGCGTCAAaggcagcagctgctgctgcagcagcagcagctgctgcggCTGTTAGTAGTGGTTCCATCACCACTCCGGCCGATATGCTTAACAGTCTGTTCGCGTCGGCGGTTGGAGCTGCTGGAGGCGCGCAACCGAGTGCTGCCGACATGAATGCATTGCTCTACAGTCAGGCGGCCgcagcagccgccgccgcTGGCGGTAAGGGTATTCCAGATTTAAACTTACTatttggtgctggtgctggtgtcgGAATGCCTGGAGCTTCAGGTTCATCTTCATCAGGAGTCGGTGGTGGCTCAGGAACATCGGGACAAACTGGAACAGGCGGAACGGGTGGTTCTGTCGGGACTAATGTGAGTGGAAAATCTGCTTCATCAGCCGCCGTAGCTGCTGCAGCGGCCGGTCTGGATTATCTGTCCATGTTCCCGAACTTCTCAGCAGCTGCGGGTAAAATGTCCGACATGTCTGCTTTGTTTGCGCAGGATAAATATGAAATACCGGACCCACTGTCCAAGGCAACACTCGAGGCAAACAACATGTATTTGGCACCGTCAGCATCGCTGTTAAAATTACATCAGGAAGCGTTCAACTCGATGCTGATGAAGCCACCTAAATCGTCGTCCTCGTCGACAGCTTCTTCGACGGGTAAAATTGAAACACCTCCACCGCCTCCTCCACCTTCGGCGCAGGTCGCGGTAGCGTCGCTCATTCCCTCACCCGGATCACGCCTTACACCGAGCAAGTCAGCCAGCAGCCGGGAAAGTCCATCGCTCAACGCTGGCGCAGGTAGCGGTGGCTCCGCTGGAGGAGGTCAAAGTTCGAAATACAATTTTTCCGCCGTTGATCTAGCGGTTTCAAGTGTCGTACCGCTAGCAGCTAGCTCGCCGCTaggtgctgcagcagcagatcTTTCACGGAAGTCGTCTTCCCAAACTCCACCAGTCGATATGTCACGATCATCACCGGCCATGCCGGGAACAACGGCGGGCAGTGGAACGGGAACGACATCACCCGGCAGCGGAAGTGGAAGCATGATACTGCCACCGTACAAGAAGCGTATGGAGTTTGCCTCAATCGCAGATCTCGTCGCAGCACCGCCTGCAAAGATACGGAAAATGTCAACCGAGAATCTGGACCCGTGATGTAGAACGGACCGTCAAAGCAGGGACGACATCGTTTAACTGCAATCTCGAACGAAGGACTCGATTGGAACGCAATCCTGTTCCACACGAAAGGATCTTTGAAGGAGTCTCGTAGCCGCACATTTACCGCTTCTCTAAAAACACTATTTATTACCCAGATTGGAAGGAAGGGCTTAAATGGGGtatgattttttattatttactattttatCACAGAGCCACAGGCAGTGAACAGAAAGATACGACAAAGTATATCATTATACATGCTTCATGCTAAAAGTTTCGGTATGTCAGGATGATCAGTGGACGAAGGAATGGATGGTAAGATTCATACCGCTGAATGgaacaattaattaaaagaaagaaaaagatgtGTGTCACGGAGTATGAAT
Protein-coding sequences here:
- the LOC128301122 gene encoding MPN domain-containing protein CG4751; the protein is MSTKASEEESSSHLDESDIPDEFIDEDADKLGYFPGKTITLQMLLGANVLQPGKGAMTIEYLGQKFVGDLMADGKIKSQETETIFCSPSAWAIYCKRIINPDKKSGCGWASVKYKGRKLDAYKAAYYKKQQKERDQKDEIPSEDLVEELEEDKTAMEPPPARRNIVSHNTISNRNIMHDSNTLIEAVPFTAIGKMQPFLVTVSTSTLLVMDFHCHLTNYEVCGYLGGTWDINAHNLSITHAFPCRNTRHDRDKAALCELQIQKLMIKKNINLVGWYHSHPRFPVQPTLRDCDAQLDYQIRMRGPTEASYIPCIGFICSPYDDQNTALESNVMSFWVMPPPENRPAEYGRPMLMSYTLVQDETLSEDVKEEMMLTVDYYKQFKRELINFQSIYINDIPYIEKLRKSLTPRFPRDSTSGHFWNWIRELLGLEPEDIPEVVIVPDPQLPSAVALLGGEHHPDGLKGNDDVTIVSTTPAQPIVVNLVHSAEESSITTEAKNDDDFDGASEMGDSDVISLKDDDGKPTGPSIVVPSLQAQLKRPSGLNMTPSPLSSSLVVLPTNLSQTGNNGGPSATQTTPTNLTMNSGAGLANNHHHSHQQHPSGQPGQMLPMGANSLTTTNTSSPRDSPITIPSNSASPAKFEMPVRASPSPAKSDTSSCRSRTRNSPAASPGKLSIGDILGSATAVGGSRGSPTLSSLIGPAGGAGGSASGTGGVGNIHDLYAATFASLGSALPSNLLSQDYAALFGQGSSGQQGSKQQRGDEYGLSALTALAQVAAASGLSNSQINETLLHSLNRSISSKAGGVSNVATSTAQAASTVTSNSSSPAGMGSCAGGANSSSGLPPIPNMKEFMQQLEKGNLSLFMQSQYGNPLVGMAGLTSGSPGTPGTTGTGAGSAASPSTGKSGRSGGKSRSKANQLQQQQQAATAAAVAAQQQLQQAQQALLQHQSMMEYADFSSKFDQGKLADLMKSPEYSQMLLQQAQALGNLGSEISIIKKPTSGSSKGNSNSKDHTSIQMGTCTNSSGSSSVSTLNSAAKKEAAGNELISKLRTVFSTDAYLPPVPTTADINLLVEQSQKYPVVQQILNSGNVDDIQVLLKAQSLSNNQLDFAGFLGHNTSGGSGTNGNSALNHGMLGGGGAGGSSDGSSGKSLSSGTKGGGGGAGNVAGGLKDSDMTAATTINPYLGVPNLSALFEPIQRMGGSGGGKTGGKGDKASKAAAAAAAAAAAAAVSSGSITTPADMLNSLFASAVGAAGGAQPSAADMNALLYSQAAAAAAAAGGKGIPDLNLLFGAGAGVGMPGASGSSSSGVGGGSGTSGQTGTGGTGGSVGTNVSGKSASSAAVAAAAAGLDYLSMFPNFSAAAGKMSDMSALFAQDKYEIPDPLSKATLEANNMYLAPSASLLKLHQEAFNSMLMKPPKSSSSSTASSTGKIETPPPPPPPSAQVAVASLIPSPGSRLTPSKSASSRESPSLNAGAGSGGSAGGGQSSKYNFSAVDLAVSSVVPLAASSPLGAAAADLSRKSSSQTPPVDMSRSSPAMPGTTAGSGTGTTSPGSGSGSMILPPYKKRMEFASIADLVAAPPAKIRKMSTENLDP